From Kineosporia succinea, the proteins below share one genomic window:
- a CDS encoding helix-turn-helix domain-containing protein: MADDLRSAVASAVRARRTLAGLTQGQLAGAMGVDQAVISRIEAAVRPIPLGDELVRLCEQLGCTLRQLLEDANPEQRRALGIRD, translated from the coding sequence ATGGCCGACGACCTGCGCTCGGCGGTCGCCAGCGCAGTACGCGCCAGGCGAACCCTTGCCGGCCTCACGCAGGGCCAGCTCGCCGGCGCCATGGGAGTCGACCAGGCCGTCATCTCACGTATCGAAGCCGCGGTTCGTCCGATCCCACTCGGTGACGAACTGGTCAGGCTCTGCGAGCAGCTCGGCTGCACACTTCGGCAGCTCCTGGAAGACGCAAACCCCGAACAGCGTCGCGCGCTAGGAATCCGCGACTAA
- a CDS encoding helix-turn-helix transcriptional regulator, which translates to MTSTSGRLAIRRAVKMWRVAAGLSQAELAERVEGWDQKHVSRVEMGEASIRLEEAAGVCRALGRPLRQLLQLLDPDDREAVGLPPYEDTSL; encoded by the coding sequence GTGACGAGCACGAGCGGGCGCCTAGCCATCCGCCGTGCCGTGAAGATGTGGCGAGTCGCGGCCGGCCTATCTCAGGCCGAACTCGCCGAACGTGTCGAGGGCTGGGACCAGAAGCACGTGTCCCGCGTCGAGATGGGCGAGGCCTCGATCAGGCTCGAAGAGGCCGCGGGTGTCTGCAGGGCGCTCGGCCGGCCGCTGCGTCAGCTACTGCAGCTCTTGGACCCGGACGATCGTGAGGCTGTCGGCCTCCCCCCGTACGAGGACACGTCTCTTTAG
- a CDS encoding winged helix-turn-helix domain-containing protein, which translates to MPAQWREIADDLRRRIAAGEIKPGEQLPSQSQWAKQGVGVQVIKDAMEALAVEGVIERRRGAGYFALPIPPDPVGWQAWRDQVTEQLAEIPELKRRIAELEQRGE; encoded by the coding sequence GTGCCAGCCCAGTGGAGAGAGATCGCCGACGACCTCAGGCGCCGCATCGCAGCAGGCGAAATCAAGCCGGGCGAGCAACTGCCCAGCCAGAGCCAATGGGCCAAGCAGGGCGTCGGCGTACAGGTCATCAAGGACGCAATGGAGGCACTCGCCGTCGAGGGCGTCATTGAGAGGCGTCGCGGGGCAGGCTACTTCGCGCTCCCTATCCCGCCCGATCCTGTCGGATGGCAGGCCTGGCGGGATCAGGTCACCGAGCAGCTCGCTGAGATCCCGGAGCTGAAGCGCCGCATCGCCGAGCTCGAGCAGCGCGGCGAGTAG
- a CDS encoding helix-turn-helix domain-containing protein produces the protein MKERSNGSRFLTTGQVADLLGLSRWTIRRKCEAGDYKGADRPAGPTGQWRIPAAAIQHDDPRKEPS, from the coding sequence ATGAAGGAACGGAGCAATGGGAGCAGGTTCCTGACGACAGGTCAGGTCGCCGACCTCCTGGGGCTCTCCCGCTGGACCATCCGCCGCAAGTGCGAGGCAGGCGACTACAAGGGCGCCGACCGTCCCGCCGGACCCACCGGCCAATGGCGCATTCCCGCCGCGGCGATCCAGCACGACGACCCACGGAAGGAACCGTCATGA
- a CDS encoding VirB4 family type IV secretion system protein: MFRKNKPAGEVMPKSPLAASMIDGHIVYTGSDVWAWHEIPTQRWAFRADGERLNLILDIASRTAALQGRQIRMRVTAQPLDAARWADTLGGELTPAPLPGYGEHLATVRDHLSEGVGALKRAYIGVRLTARQGGGPVNAAFDKVMGRASQGLEKKVRDDAAIVAETLAGVGIEAEPASAASMEWLMRRSIELGMPAPQELSPSEAEGRWDSGDLHELTENVSHEAGMLSDEVKVIGRGRLAGLERWVSVLTVGRVDQIEIPDPAHVPWLAETDRLPFPVEWSMNLTVLDGDQAKKAVQRKLLVIRDMQKHYAEHGLDEPLALERQVEQARQVEDEMTTGRDVQATRVHGWYRVAVWGETREECRERARILIDRYRKRQVTIARPKGQWGLLREFIPGEPLSDAAYQRRLPALYFAAGVPQTASALGDGRGPYIGHTTGAGHQAVNFDTHFSTEVRETSGLVPIVGGLGAGKSVLAGLITYEAVRRGVTSVMLDPSGPLAALTKLPELQEHSRHIDLMAAPAGTLNPYAVVAQPRSVDYFGRPDELEEARTLAAQDRKLLAIDVATMLLPADLATQGRARLLITEAVRSTRGLPTASLWQVVKYLEQESDGKDIAAYMRDMAEMPMARLFFPNEGDGQAQNDDSDEAKLTVLTMAGLVLPPSSVPREHWSTTEQLAVPLLHLASWYATRTIYGRPRDERKLVALDETHFLGEWGAGRALFNRLGRDSRKWNTCVLAASQNPADVLGMEVSNFVSAAFVGRIQDEKVAEDALRLLNVPVGDGYEGALARLSPRSMSGQRSGVREFVMRDVDGRVDKMRVDLDHLPSLLAALDTTAAPSLPRPEPAADHHAATIESFEERTIRLPQPARTRRAMPAAVDNVTAGLGGGQ, translated from the coding sequence ATGTTCCGCAAGAACAAACCCGCAGGCGAGGTGATGCCCAAGTCGCCGCTCGCCGCTTCCATGATCGACGGTCACATCGTCTACACCGGATCCGACGTGTGGGCGTGGCACGAGATCCCCACCCAGCGGTGGGCGTTCCGTGCCGACGGTGAGCGCCTGAACCTGATCCTCGACATCGCCTCCCGGACCGCCGCATTGCAGGGACGGCAGATCCGCATGCGGGTCACAGCTCAGCCCCTCGACGCCGCACGGTGGGCCGACACTCTCGGCGGGGAACTGACACCGGCCCCGCTGCCTGGGTACGGCGAGCATCTCGCCACGGTCCGCGACCACCTCTCCGAGGGGGTCGGTGCGCTCAAGCGCGCCTACATCGGCGTTCGGCTCACGGCCCGCCAGGGCGGCGGGCCGGTGAACGCGGCGTTCGACAAGGTGATGGGCCGGGCATCGCAGGGCCTCGAGAAGAAGGTCCGCGACGACGCGGCCATCGTCGCGGAAACCCTGGCCGGGGTGGGTATCGAGGCTGAGCCGGCGAGCGCGGCTTCGATGGAGTGGCTGATGCGTCGCTCTATCGAGCTGGGTATGCCCGCCCCGCAGGAACTCTCTCCGAGCGAGGCCGAGGGGCGCTGGGACTCCGGGGACCTGCACGAGCTGACCGAGAACGTCTCCCACGAGGCGGGCATGCTGTCCGACGAGGTGAAGGTGATCGGGCGTGGCCGGCTCGCCGGTCTCGAGCGGTGGGTGTCCGTGCTGACGGTGGGGCGGGTCGATCAGATCGAGATCCCGGACCCGGCGCACGTGCCGTGGCTCGCCGAGACCGACCGGCTCCCCTTCCCCGTCGAGTGGTCGATGAACCTGACCGTCCTGGACGGCGATCAGGCGAAGAAGGCCGTGCAGCGCAAGCTCCTCGTCATCCGGGACATGCAGAAGCACTACGCGGAGCACGGCCTGGACGAGCCGCTCGCCCTTGAGCGGCAGGTCGAGCAGGCCCGGCAGGTCGAGGACGAGATGACGACGGGCCGCGACGTTCAGGCGACCCGCGTGCACGGCTGGTACCGGGTGGCCGTGTGGGGTGAGACCCGAGAGGAGTGCCGTGAGCGCGCCCGGATCCTGATCGACCGGTACCGCAAGCGTCAGGTCACGATCGCGCGGCCGAAGGGCCAGTGGGGGCTGCTGCGTGAGTTCATCCCGGGTGAGCCGCTGTCGGACGCCGCGTACCAGCGGCGGCTCCCGGCCCTGTACTTCGCCGCCGGGGTCCCGCAGACCGCGTCGGCTCTCGGTGACGGCCGCGGCCCGTACATCGGTCACACGACGGGCGCCGGCCACCAGGCCGTCAACTTCGACACGCACTTCTCCACGGAGGTCCGGGAGACCTCAGGTCTCGTACCGATCGTCGGTGGCCTCGGGGCCGGCAAGTCGGTCCTCGCGGGGCTCATCACCTATGAGGCCGTGCGTCGCGGTGTTACGTCCGTGATGCTCGACCCGTCCGGGCCTCTCGCGGCACTGACGAAGCTCCCCGAGCTGCAGGAACACTCGCGGCACATCGACCTGATGGCCGCCCCGGCGGGCACACTGAACCCGTACGCGGTCGTCGCGCAGCCGCGGTCGGTCGACTACTTCGGCCGGCCCGACGAGCTGGAGGAGGCCCGGACGCTCGCGGCGCAGGACCGCAAGCTCCTCGCGATCGACGTGGCGACCATGCTGCTGCCCGCCGACCTGGCGACACAGGGCCGCGCCCGGCTCCTGATCACCGAGGCGGTGCGCTCGACTCGGGGCCTGCCGACGGCGTCGCTGTGGCAGGTCGTGAAGTACCTCGAGCAGGAGAGCGACGGCAAGGACATTGCCGCGTACATGCGGGACATGGCCGAGATGCCGATGGCCCGCCTGTTCTTCCCCAATGAGGGAGACGGCCAGGCGCAGAACGACGACTCGGACGAGGCGAAGCTGACGGTCCTCACGATGGCGGGTCTGGTTCTCCCGCCGAGCTCGGTCCCGCGCGAGCACTGGTCGACGACCGAGCAGCTCGCGGTGCCGCTGCTGCACCTCGCGTCCTGGTACGCGACTCGCACGATCTACGGCCGGCCCCGGGACGAACGCAAGCTCGTGGCCCTCGACGAGACCCACTTCCTCGGCGAATGGGGTGCGGGCCGGGCGCTGTTCAACCGACTCGGCCGTGACTCCCGGAAGTGGAACACGTGCGTTCTGGCCGCGTCGCAGAACCCGGCGGACGTGCTGGGCATGGAGGTGTCGAACTTCGTGTCGGCAGCGTTCGTGGGTCGGATCCAGGACGAGAAGGTCGCGGAGGATGCTCTGCGGCTGCTGAACGTCCCGGTCGGTGACGGGTACGAGGGTGCGCTTGCTCGGTTGTCGCCCCGGTCGATGTCGGGTCAGCGGTCGGGTGTGCGCGAGTTCGTGATGCGTGACGTCGATGGGCGCGTGGACAAGATGCGCGTCGACCTGGATCACCTGCCGAGTCTGCTGGCTGCGCTCGACACAACTGCGGCGCCAAGTTTGCCGCGACCGGAGCCGGCAGCCGACCACCATGCGGCCACGATCGAAAGCTTTGAGGAGCGGACCATTCGGCTGCCACAGCCGGCGCGGACGCGCCGGGCGATGCCAGCCGCAGTGGATAACGTCACCGCCGGGCTGGGCGGTGGCCAGTGA
- a CDS encoding M15 family metallopeptidase encodes MRKGWVIAGLLALAAPLSLIVPVVGMVMVTGISTDGEVPPSGTQPVSCGQPAGEAISLTSAEQRANAKTIISVGVELGVPTKGLIIAIAVARQESRIENLPYGDRDSVGLFQQRAGWGTLAERMDPPTSARKFFTGGTEAGTTGLLDTPGWEGMSVARAAQAVQRSAYPAAYAQWEGMATTVVQQVLGSGPAQECTPEQTPGACPASTDLSGYPNGEIPSSALCKIAFAPEHRLRSDAALGLERLNVAYREHFRRDICITDSYRDLATQVRLKREKGALAATPGTSNHGWGQALDLCDGINTGPSAETYRWMKTNAPTYGWVHPAWAEPGGSGPLEFWHWEFDT; translated from the coding sequence ATGCGCAAGGGATGGGTTATCGCAGGCCTCTTGGCTCTCGCCGCGCCGCTGTCGCTGATCGTGCCGGTCGTCGGGATGGTCATGGTCACCGGCATCTCGACCGACGGGGAGGTGCCGCCCAGCGGCACGCAGCCTGTGTCGTGTGGGCAGCCCGCCGGTGAGGCGATCAGCCTCACGTCGGCGGAGCAGCGGGCGAACGCGAAGACGATCATCTCGGTCGGTGTCGAGCTGGGCGTGCCAACCAAGGGCCTGATCATCGCAATCGCCGTGGCCCGGCAGGAAAGTCGGATCGAGAACCTGCCGTACGGCGACCGTGACTCGGTCGGCCTGTTCCAGCAGCGGGCCGGCTGGGGCACTCTCGCTGAGCGCATGGATCCGCCGACCTCGGCCCGGAAGTTCTTCACCGGCGGAACCGAGGCCGGGACCACCGGGCTCCTCGACACGCCCGGCTGGGAGGGCATGTCGGTCGCCCGGGCGGCGCAGGCAGTCCAGCGCTCTGCTTACCCGGCGGCGTACGCACAGTGGGAGGGGATGGCGACCACCGTCGTGCAGCAGGTCCTCGGGTCCGGGCCGGCTCAGGAGTGCACGCCCGAGCAGACGCCGGGCGCATGTCCCGCCTCGACGGACCTGTCCGGCTACCCGAACGGCGAGATCCCGTCATCCGCACTGTGCAAGATCGCGTTCGCACCTGAGCATCGACTGCGGTCTGACGCCGCACTGGGGCTCGAGCGCCTCAATGTCGCCTATCGCGAGCACTTCCGCCGGGACATCTGCATCACCGACTCTTACCGTGACCTAGCTACCCAAGTTCGCCTGAAGCGGGAAAAGGGGGCCCTTGCGGCGACCCCGGGGACAAGTAACCACGGGTGGGGCCAGGCGCTCGACCTCTGCGACGGGATCAACACGGGGCCCTCCGCGGAGACATACCGGTGGATGAAGACGAACGCCCCGACGTACGGCTGGGTACATCCCGCCTGGGCTGAACCCGGCGGCTCAGGGCCCCTCGAGTTTTGGCACTGGGAGTTCGACACATGA
- a CDS encoding FtsK/SpoIIIE domain-containing protein: protein MSEHHRRLGVDYARDHDRRMSEIYPDGDEPCHYLARLDLGHCEGKVKNEEHGQIANERHHVKELADNRGKDNAKVTVPACRRHHQIMTNANKAARAGKPVGGQTPTSRGGQRRPSKGGQPGGQNPDNGADSQPAWVRRHLLAAGAVLMIGAVLWMADMSGEAILLGSCTAVYGAALAYYLNVRWTRARDLAEVHSLAVRSIKADPRMVRVDRPRWRWQAGMKADIVRCRIFFPGVEYMTDPGTRARVEKDFWVALHARIDWPAHALHPHFDVRVVPVDAGPGRGPVAVEAEPQEETREKIRTTIEEDLHKTMKLKEKQKLTFTIVERDAEGPLVCTLDYPAGFQDGSEEACYLVQERISAQLDGIRFVAQWDRRAEKKRLTLTRRPELPAEVPFRFPAPGERLDPMVIPLGIDETQRERAWNLRVHPHMIFAGATGAGKSYTLAELIYQLLIRGWQLILIDGKGTTFAPFRRWPGVVGYGLANAPESMAHWMEQGKYITEERYDQAIDHDVDPASFPRLMVLIDELTEANENVAEWWKELRSKEKELPRECPAIGAWASVARKGREGGVHLLVATQQPNASDNTFGSTETKANLAGRFFLGPTEQQSALMMFGRSTLGRDIPEDTKGRGTLKVSPQEPGVEVQTYFTPRPKPSGAIAPEHETFFAKLMPLVEAAQAKVKRVAPAGGSIDMRPDPRFREIEPTKPARQRTLPLEQTPTIDVWDLAARLKDEDVVECWLDGERLKVVEVIGEDEVEITHVDAEGKQQTLIVDDSARFELRGESS, encoded by the coding sequence ATGTCCGAGCATCACCGCAGGCTGGGCGTCGATTACGCCCGGGATCACGACCGCCGCATGTCGGAGATCTATCCCGACGGCGACGAGCCGTGCCACTACCTCGCACGCCTGGACCTCGGGCACTGCGAAGGGAAGGTGAAGAACGAGGAGCACGGTCAGATCGCGAACGAACGGCACCACGTCAAGGAGCTCGCCGACAACCGGGGCAAAGACAACGCGAAGGTCACGGTCCCCGCATGCAGGAGGCATCACCAGATCATGACCAACGCGAACAAGGCCGCCCGGGCAGGCAAGCCCGTCGGCGGACAGACCCCGACGAGTCGAGGCGGACAACGACGCCCATCGAAGGGCGGACAACCGGGCGGACAGAACCCGGACAACGGAGCGGACAGCCAGCCCGCCTGGGTGCGCCGTCACCTACTCGCCGCTGGCGCCGTCCTCATGATCGGTGCCGTCCTGTGGATGGCGGACATGTCCGGGGAGGCCATCCTCCTCGGCTCGTGCACCGCGGTCTACGGGGCGGCGCTGGCCTACTACTTGAACGTCCGCTGGACCCGCGCCCGGGACCTTGCCGAAGTCCACTCGCTCGCTGTCCGGTCGATCAAGGCCGACCCGCGGATGGTGCGTGTCGACCGGCCCCGGTGGCGGTGGCAGGCGGGCATGAAGGCGGACATCGTCCGGTGCCGGATCTTCTTCCCCGGTGTCGAGTACATGACCGACCCCGGCACGCGGGCCCGAGTCGAGAAAGACTTCTGGGTCGCGCTCCATGCCCGCATCGATTGGCCGGCTCATGCGCTCCACCCGCACTTCGATGTCCGAGTCGTGCCCGTGGATGCCGGGCCGGGTCGCGGACCGGTGGCCGTCGAGGCCGAGCCGCAGGAGGAGACCCGCGAGAAGATCCGCACCACGATCGAGGAGGACCTTCACAAGACGATGAAGTTGAAGGAGAAGCAGAAGCTGACCTTCACGATCGTCGAGCGTGACGCCGAGGGCCCGCTCGTGTGCACGCTGGACTACCCGGCCGGATTCCAGGACGGGTCCGAGGAGGCGTGCTACCTGGTCCAGGAGCGGATCAGTGCCCAGCTCGACGGGATCCGGTTCGTCGCTCAGTGGGATCGCCGGGCCGAGAAGAAGCGGCTGACCCTGACTCGTCGGCCCGAGCTGCCAGCCGAGGTGCCGTTCCGGTTCCCGGCCCCGGGGGAGCGGCTGGACCCGATGGTCATTCCGCTGGGGATCGATGAGACGCAGCGCGAGCGGGCCTGGAACCTTCGCGTTCACCCGCACATGATCTTCGCCGGGGCGACCGGGGCCGGGAAGTCATACACGCTCGCCGAGCTGATCTACCAGCTCCTCATCCGCGGGTGGCAGCTCATCCTGATCGACGGCAAGGGGACCACCTTCGCGCCGTTCCGGCGGTGGCCCGGCGTTGTGGGCTACGGCCTCGCGAACGCGCCTGAGTCAATGGCGCACTGGATGGAGCAGGGCAAGTACATCACCGAGGAGCGGTATGACCAGGCCATCGATCACGACGTCGACCCGGCGAGTTTCCCCCGCCTGATGGTCCTGATCGATGAGCTGACCGAGGCTAACGAGAACGTCGCGGAGTGGTGGAAGGAGCTGCGTTCGAAGGAGAAGGAGCTGCCTCGGGAGTGCCCGGCGATCGGGGCGTGGGCTTCGGTGGCCCGGAAGGGTCGCGAGGGTGGAGTGCACCTGCTGGTGGCTACACAGCAACCCAACGCCTCTGACAACACGTTCGGGTCGACGGAGACGAAGGCCAACCTTGCAGGGCGGTTCTTCCTTGGCCCGACCGAACAGCAGTCAGCGCTCATGATGTTCGGGCGCTCGACCCTGGGCCGAGACATCCCCGAGGACACGAAGGGCCGCGGGACGCTGAAGGTGTCACCCCAGGAGCCCGGGGTCGAGGTACAGACGTACTTCACGCCGCGCCCCAAGCCTTCCGGCGCGATCGCCCCTGAGCATGAGACGTTCTTCGCGAAGCTCATGCCGCTCGTGGAGGCGGCGCAGGCGAAGGTGAAGCGGGTCGCCCCGGCTGGCGGGTCCATCGACATGCGCCCGGATCCTCGGTTCCGTGAGATCGAGCCGACGAAGCCGGCTCGGCAGCGAACCCTTCCACTCGAGCAGACCCCGACCATCGACGTGTGGGACCTGGCGGCCCGGCTGAAGGACGAGGACGTCGTGGAGTGCTGGCTGGACGGCGAGCGCCTAAAGGTCGTCGAGGTCATCGGTGAGGACGAAGTGGAGATCACCCACGTCGACGCGGAGGGCAAGCAGCAGACACTCATCGTGGACGACTCGGCCCGGTTCGAGCTGCGAGGTGAATCGTCGTGA
- a CDS encoding Ig-like domain-containing protein, with product MSYLSMPGFVRRGGVRRVFAGASLGCLAVAGAILVPGPAQAAEAPIQAAACRELGYQLDAGPKLKAAAGFRTEWIGNLCVDGRAGICDDYGLSAPDGQWIDKPAKRRPGSDRATQVEQYIANAHPTAMTDSKTTSAAYKSAINRAVSKGFRSDWESTYKPKFRSLDPQVIKLADAWLADAERNAGPVKVTGGLTSKPLPGGKGRISITATGNGKALTGAQVSWKVSGGKVLTFSKTTTAKGQAVLDFTRGSGPVSFAAVVTSPEWRTSMWSRPTSGKKQHLIRGGVTVKTTITGRFDSFPGITASTKCVPDCKGRPPVTLAAKSSGSPMRWQALVGGKVVKTLEVSAGKTAAGTFTGVDGQRVAFRYQVQVGGKWSGWRTVSRTFDVVCPAVPLFSITGTCDCGGHGMVALHIQAPGGPRTYDVTYGGETKRISGSAAVDFQVPMAQLAGARVTYDALDSAGKRLGGGVLTPWTR from the coding sequence ATGTCCTACCTTTCCATGCCCGGGTTCGTGCGTCGTGGAGGCGTGCGTCGGGTGTTCGCCGGAGCTTCACTCGGTTGTCTGGCGGTGGCTGGGGCGATCCTGGTCCCCGGTCCGGCGCAGGCTGCTGAGGCTCCGATCCAGGCGGCTGCGTGCCGGGAGCTCGGCTATCAGCTCGACGCCGGCCCCAAGCTGAAGGCCGCGGCAGGGTTCCGGACCGAGTGGATCGGCAACCTGTGCGTCGACGGACGCGCGGGGATCTGCGACGACTACGGCCTGTCCGCACCGGACGGCCAGTGGATCGACAAGCCTGCGAAGCGCCGGCCCGGGAGCGATCGGGCGACGCAGGTCGAGCAGTACATCGCCAACGCGCACCCGACCGCGATGACCGACTCGAAGACGACGTCCGCGGCGTACAAGTCGGCGATCAACCGGGCCGTCAGCAAAGGCTTCCGCTCGGACTGGGAGTCCACGTACAAGCCCAAGTTCCGCAGCCTCGACCCGCAGGTCATCAAGCTCGCCGACGCGTGGCTCGCCGACGCCGAGAGGAACGCTGGCCCCGTGAAGGTGACGGGAGGGCTCACGTCCAAGCCGCTGCCGGGCGGGAAGGGCCGGATCAGCATCACGGCAACGGGCAACGGGAAGGCGCTGACGGGTGCCCAGGTTTCATGGAAGGTGTCCGGTGGCAAGGTCCTCACGTTCTCTAAGACCACCACGGCGAAGGGGCAGGCCGTACTCGACTTCACGCGCGGGTCGGGCCCGGTGAGTTTCGCGGCGGTGGTGACGTCTCCGGAGTGGCGCACGTCGATGTGGTCGCGGCCGACGTCGGGGAAGAAGCAGCACCTGATTCGCGGTGGGGTCACGGTGAAGACGACGATCACCGGGAGGTTCGACTCGTTCCCCGGGATCACGGCGTCGACGAAGTGTGTCCCGGACTGCAAGGGCCGCCCGCCAGTGACGCTCGCCGCGAAGTCGTCGGGGTCGCCGATGCGCTGGCAGGCTCTCGTCGGGGGCAAGGTCGTGAAGACGCTCGAGGTCAGTGCCGGGAAGACGGCGGCCGGCACGTTCACGGGTGTCGACGGCCAGCGGGTGGCCTTCCGCTACCAGGTGCAGGTCGGCGGGAAGTGGTCCGGGTGGCGCACGGTCAGCAGGACGTTCGACGTCGTGTGCCCGGCCGTGCCGCTGTTCAGCATCACGGGCACGTGTGACTGTGGGGGGCACGGCATGGTCGCCCTCCACATCCAGGCGCCCGGTGGACCCCGCACCTACGACGTGACCTACGGCGGCGAGACGAAGCGGATTAGTGGCAGCGCGGCGGTCGACTTCCAGGTGCCGATGGCTCAGCTCGCCGGCGCGCGGGTCACGTACGACGCGCTTGACTCGGCGGGGAAGCGGCTCGGCGGGGGAGTGCTGACGCCGTGGACGCGGTGA
- a CDS encoding SAV_6107 family HEPN domain-containing protein has product MSETSTQPTVTPAARMLLDRSRGSLTQACSSRVTAERYVQAHLAALRAGVAVLAGVSNPGQRGVSVWESLSSYVPSLAKWAAYFASTGQRRAAVEAGRTDTVSAREAHDLLRDAEAFYHLVESMLGLPYQQVLPATLPAIED; this is encoded by the coding sequence ATGAGCGAGACCAGCACCCAGCCGACCGTCACGCCCGCAGCCCGCATGCTGCTCGACCGTTCACGCGGAAGCCTCACACAGGCCTGCAGTTCACGAGTCACGGCCGAGCGGTACGTCCAGGCCCACCTCGCGGCACTGCGTGCCGGGGTCGCGGTTCTCGCAGGGGTGAGCAATCCCGGCCAGCGGGGAGTCAGCGTCTGGGAGAGCTTGTCCAGCTACGTTCCCAGTCTGGCCAAATGGGCGGCCTACTTCGCGTCCACGGGGCAACGCCGCGCCGCTGTCGAAGCTGGCCGCACCGACACCGTGTCCGCCCGCGAGGCCCACGACCTGCTCCGTGACGCCGAAGCGTTCTACCACCTGGTCGAGTCCATGCTCGGTCTGCCCTACCAGCAGGTGCTTCCGGCGACACTGCCGGCCATCGAAGACTGA
- a CDS encoding DUF6504 family protein: MSTKTRPWEQIDVRTMGEAAKTEAPEPFAFLWRGRLYIVREVIGTWTEPHMDGATVYRVTASTGRGYGDAVYDIRLHAGLWAIQQVRDY; the protein is encoded by the coding sequence ATGAGCACGAAGACCCGCCCGTGGGAGCAGATCGACGTCCGGACGATGGGCGAGGCCGCGAAGACCGAAGCGCCGGAACCGTTCGCGTTCCTCTGGCGCGGCCGGCTCTACATCGTCCGGGAAGTCATTGGCACCTGGACCGAACCGCACATGGACGGCGCCACGGTCTACAGAGTCACCGCTTCCACTGGACGCGGATACGGCGATGCCGTCTACGACATCCGTCTGCACGCCGGGCTGTGGGCCATCCAGCAGGTACGCGACTACTGA
- a CDS encoding phage antirepressor KilAC domain-containing protein, with the protein MKDLNTRATVEGFQKWVFGEVLPSLRRGQIPTQRQPAEVDVTQVDRKALALMVIAEAEAREAAELRADVAETKAIEATAKVAALEPLAVIAQRMIAAGSDLALGDAAKALNRGGVITGRNRLMAYLRQIKWVDRTGHPYQREIENGRLAAKVGVFDHPKTGEPELSTTARVTGKGLAELHKRLMREQQGTLAVR; encoded by the coding sequence GTGAAGGATCTAAACACTCGCGCCACCGTCGAGGGCTTTCAGAAGTGGGTCTTTGGCGAGGTCCTTCCCAGCCTCCGTCGCGGCCAGATCCCGACCCAACGCCAGCCGGCCGAGGTCGACGTGACGCAGGTCGACCGCAAGGCCCTCGCCCTCATGGTGATCGCCGAAGCAGAAGCCCGGGAGGCCGCTGAGCTCCGAGCCGATGTCGCCGAGACGAAGGCGATCGAGGCCACCGCGAAAGTCGCGGCGCTCGAGCCCCTCGCGGTGATCGCTCAGCGGATGATCGCAGCCGGCTCCGACCTGGCTCTAGGCGACGCAGCGAAGGCTCTGAACCGTGGCGGTGTCATCACCGGCCGGAACCGGTTGATGGCGTACCTGCGGCAGATCAAGTGGGTCGACCGGACCGGCCACCCGTACCAGCGGGAGATCGAAAATGGTCGGCTCGCGGCGAAGGTCGGCGTGTTCGACCACCCGAAGACCGGCGAGCCTGAGCTGTCGACCACGGCCCGTGTCACCGGGAAGGGACTGGCGGAGCTCCACAAGCGACTCATGCGCGAACAGCAGGGAACGCTCGCCGTCCGCTAG